In one Mycobacterium sp. NBC_00419 genomic region, the following are encoded:
- a CDS encoding PHP domain-containing protein — MAGTNVFERDGEWLRCALHAHSTVSDGDLPPKAVARQYATAGFDVLALTDHWRLAVVDDVPEIMMVPAAELTADLGRVGWTADVLVYGIGDIPEDPGGDRRNWMINTEEHWEQRTFPSVEACAAWAHQQGGVAYVAHPYWTGAGSDAFDDAPHLAGVEIFNGSAEYEGGRGDSSLLWDEALQRGLRLHAIATDDSHMPLFDIGLAWTWVKVAERTPGAVIAALRAGDSYASSGPSILEVHITHNGVEVRCSPASSIHVTTSRENGASITAGRGGRRTGKIFETDGAGMITHARVELDTSGVEYARVRVVDAAGHQAWTNVL; from the coding sequence GTGGCCGGGACCAATGTATTCGAGCGTGACGGAGAGTGGCTGCGGTGCGCCTTGCATGCCCACTCGACCGTCAGTGACGGTGACCTGCCGCCCAAGGCAGTCGCCCGCCAGTACGCGACCGCGGGGTTCGACGTGCTGGCCCTCACCGATCACTGGCGACTGGCGGTCGTCGACGACGTCCCGGAGATCATGATGGTCCCGGCAGCTGAGCTCACTGCCGACCTGGGGCGGGTGGGGTGGACCGCCGATGTTCTGGTGTACGGAATAGGCGACATCCCTGAGGATCCCGGGGGAGATCGGCGCAACTGGATGATCAACACCGAGGAACACTGGGAGCAGCGCACCTTCCCGTCGGTCGAAGCCTGTGCGGCGTGGGCACATCAGCAGGGCGGGGTGGCCTACGTCGCGCATCCCTACTGGACGGGGGCGGGCTCGGATGCCTTCGACGATGCCCCACACCTCGCCGGTGTCGAGATCTTCAACGGCAGTGCGGAATACGAGGGTGGCAGAGGTGACTCGTCGCTGCTGTGGGACGAGGCGTTGCAACGCGGACTTCGGTTGCACGCCATAGCCACCGACGACTCACATATGCCGCTGTTCGACATCGGGCTGGCGTGGACGTGGGTCAAGGTCGCCGAACGTACCCCGGGCGCGGTGATCGCGGCCTTGCGTGCCGGTGACTCCTACGCGTCGAGCGGACCGAGCATCCTCGAGGTCCACATCACCCACAACGGAGTCGAGGTCCGGTGCTCGCCGGCGAGTTCCATCCACGTGACCACCAGCCGGGAGAACGGCGCCAGCATCACCGCCGGCCGAGGCGGCCGGCGTACCGGCAAGATCTTCGAGACCGACGGAGCAGGCATGATTACTCACGCGAGAGTCGAATTGGATACCAGCGGAGTCGAATACGCCCGGGTGCGCGTCGTGGACGCCGCGGGTCATCAGGCTTGGACCAACGTCCTGTGA
- a CDS encoding ABC transporter substrate-binding protein, with product MSAHIGSTTRFIGRRFGAVLAAIVVLIAGCSSNGATNTDNVLTIGTSYYISSLNPFVGIETQDSTAYSMLYPQLVEYGPGLKLEGDWAKEWTESPDGHTITFKLKDGKWSDGQPLTADDAVWTVETILKYAKGATASMAKVLAGVASAEAPDPQTLVIHYEQPMGPAMANLEQMYILPKHIWAPHATGDDGSGLTDFKPEQQLPVVAGGPFTITKYEDKGTTVFTPNPNFYGPKPNASAVALTYYTNPTALIADLKAGRLGFVDNIPFKDAAQLRSVPGITVTSQPGNEVTNFGFNSSDSKKLNRELLDPKLREAFEYALPREQIVGTVFGGEAKPWASILSGWSGDWVNPDVRPLPNDVDKANQMLDSLGYKRGPDGLRVVPATSGEKAQPEHPMRYSVIVPNDTDYDGHLQFTLLKSAFGKVGVDLSEKAGGDGTQAYALITGPDGTYEDADMFTWYWHPYIDPDFNLGVVTTSELNNNSDTGWSNPAYDALYEQQRTTVDPAARRALVWRAQAEIANARPYIQIVETNLVTASSNGWTGFAPELFTLGKAYYTSPRRA from the coding sequence GTGAGCGCGCACATCGGCTCGACTACGCGCTTCATCGGACGCCGCTTCGGCGCCGTGCTTGCCGCGATCGTAGTGTTGATCGCCGGCTGTTCGTCCAACGGCGCCACGAACACCGACAACGTCCTCACCATCGGCACGAGCTATTACATCTCGTCGCTCAATCCCTTCGTGGGCATTGAAACTCAAGACAGCACCGCGTATTCAATGCTCTACCCCCAGCTGGTGGAGTACGGCCCGGGACTGAAGCTGGAAGGTGACTGGGCCAAGGAATGGACCGAATCACCCGACGGCCACACCATCACCTTCAAGCTCAAGGACGGCAAGTGGTCCGACGGGCAGCCGCTGACAGCTGACGACGCGGTGTGGACCGTCGAGACGATCCTGAAGTACGCCAAGGGGGCGACCGCCTCGATGGCCAAGGTTCTAGCCGGCGTCGCGTCCGCGGAAGCACCCGATCCCCAGACGCTGGTCATCCACTACGAGCAGCCGATGGGTCCGGCGATGGCCAACCTTGAGCAGATGTACATTCTGCCCAAGCACATCTGGGCGCCCCACGCGACGGGCGACGACGGCTCCGGGCTCACCGACTTCAAACCCGAGCAGCAGTTGCCAGTGGTGGCCGGGGGTCCGTTCACCATCACCAAGTACGAGGACAAGGGCACGACGGTCTTCACGCCCAACCCGAACTTCTACGGCCCCAAGCCCAATGCCTCGGCGGTCGCGCTGACCTACTACACCAACCCGACCGCGCTCATCGCCGATCTGAAGGCCGGCCGGCTGGGATTCGTCGACAACATCCCGTTCAAAGATGCCGCTCAGCTGAGGTCTGTTCCCGGCATCACGGTGACCAGCCAGCCGGGCAACGAGGTCACCAACTTCGGATTCAACTCAAGCGATTCCAAGAAGCTCAACCGTGAGCTGCTAGACCCGAAACTGCGTGAAGCATTCGAGTATGCGCTGCCGCGAGAGCAGATCGTCGGGACGGTCTTCGGCGGCGAAGCCAAGCCATGGGCCAGCATCCTGTCCGGATGGTCCGGCGACTGGGTGAACCCCGACGTGCGACCGTTGCCCAACGATGTCGACAAGGCGAACCAGATGCTGGACTCGCTGGGGTACAAGCGGGGACCGGATGGTCTCCGAGTGGTTCCGGCCACCAGCGGTGAGAAGGCACAGCCTGAGCACCCGATGCGCTACAGCGTCATCGTGCCCAACGACACCGACTATGACGGGCACCTGCAGTTCACTCTGCTCAAGAGTGCCTTCGGCAAGGTCGGGGTCGATCTCAGCGAGAAAGCCGGTGGTGACGGCACCCAGGCCTACGCGCTCATCACCGGTCCGGACGGCACGTACGAGGACGCCGACATGTTCACCTGGTACTGGCATCCCTACATCGACCCCGACTTCAACCTCGGGGTGGTCACCACCAGCGAGTTGAACAACAACAGCGACACCGGTTGGAGCAACCCCGCCTACGACGCCCTCTATGAACAACAGCGCACCACCGTCGATCCGGCGGCGCGGCGCGCACTGGTGTGGCGGGCACAGGCGGAGATCGCCAACGCCAGGCCCTATATCCAGATTGTGGAGACCAACCTGGTCACGGCCAGCTCGAACGGCTGGACCGGTTTTGCGCCGGAGTTGTTCACTCTCGGCAAGGCCTACTACACCAGCCCGCGACGGGCTTGA
- a CDS encoding ABC transporter permease — protein MAALSRIWFAFVTVLVAATINFFLFRVMPGNAVSALRCRGCTPQLRQALLERYGLDDPLPVQFLRYLGQLLRGDLGISVATGKPVWQAIIGPLTNTLPMLVAGTLIALVLGVASGVVSAWRRGTVVDAASQWTGLACYAMPTQWIGLLVVFYVAAAVGLPAVGIQSATLDVLGSPSTWDLLVDRTRHLVLPALTLGIGCYGQYAIVVRSAMLETLGEDYILTARAKGLRDWTIVRRHAFGNALLPLVTIVALSAGSVVAGAIVVEDVFSYPGIGFAAVDAINKRDYPVLQGIFLLLTLAVVVANLVADLIYVRLDPRISHGRVAAG, from the coding sequence ATGGCTGCGCTGAGCCGAATCTGGTTCGCGTTCGTCACCGTGCTGGTTGCCGCGACGATCAACTTCTTCCTGTTCCGGGTGATGCCGGGCAACGCGGTGTCGGCGCTGCGCTGCCGTGGCTGCACCCCGCAGCTGCGCCAGGCGCTGCTGGAACGCTACGGCCTTGACGACCCGCTGCCGGTTCAGTTCCTCCGGTACCTCGGGCAGTTGCTGCGGGGTGACCTCGGCATCAGCGTGGCGACCGGAAAGCCGGTGTGGCAGGCCATTATCGGTCCGCTGACCAACACCTTGCCCATGTTGGTCGCGGGAACCCTCATCGCGCTCGTGCTGGGAGTCGCCAGCGGCGTGGTGTCGGCGTGGCGGCGTGGCACCGTGGTGGACGCCGCATCGCAGTGGACCGGACTGGCGTGCTACGCCATGCCCACCCAATGGATCGGCCTGCTGGTGGTGTTCTACGTCGCGGCCGCGGTGGGTCTGCCTGCGGTGGGTATCCAGAGCGCAACCCTCGATGTTCTGGGTTCGCCCTCCACCTGGGATCTCCTGGTCGATCGCACGCGGCATCTGGTATTGCCGGCGTTGACTCTAGGCATCGGCTGTTACGGCCAGTACGCGATCGTCGTGCGCTCGGCGATGCTCGAAACTCTCGGCGAGGATTACATCTTGACTGCGCGAGCAAAGGGACTGCGAGACTGGACGATCGTGCGTCGTCATGCGTTCGGCAACGCGCTGCTGCCACTGGTGACCATCGTGGCGTTGTCGGCCGGTTCCGTCGTGGCCGGAGCGATCGTCGTCGAGGACGTGTTCAGTTACCCCGGAATCGGTTTCGCTGCCGTCGACGCGATCAACAAGCGGGATTACCCGGTGCTGCAAGGCATATTTCTACTGCTGACATTGGCCGTGGTGGTGGCCAATCTCGTCGCCGATCTGATCTACGTTCGTCTCGACCCGAGGATCTCCCATGGTCGCGTCGCCGCCGGCTGA
- a CDS encoding ABC transporter permease — protein MVASPPAERSGDTPKRAGTLRRLVTGNRQTLVGLCALGAFAVVALAASLISPTGVDTQFSNGFAAPSGAHPLGLDGGGFDVLTRLVHGARTSLLVGSIAALVGMLIGGVIGVSAGYFGGRTDGVLMRITDYFLVIPDIPLMIVAAAVFGQNLGNIVIVIGLVYWASTARLIRAQVLSVRERTFVRRVEAMGASPLSVLSRHVVPHVMPLLVANTVLMVANAIFAETYISFLGLGDPSVVSWGRMIQDALDQGAVLAGAWWVVLPPGLAVTAVVLAATVAGQGMEDTLNPRLRVGHLAVRRFRVRPHYGRLESA, from the coding sequence ATGGTCGCGTCGCCGCCGGCTGAGCGCTCCGGTGACACTCCGAAGCGAGCCGGGACCCTGCGCCGTCTGGTTACCGGGAACCGGCAAACCCTCGTCGGGCTGTGTGCCCTGGGCGCGTTCGCGGTAGTCGCCCTGGCCGCGTCGCTGATCTCGCCGACCGGCGTGGACACCCAGTTCAGCAATGGTTTCGCGGCGCCCAGTGGCGCCCATCCGCTCGGGCTGGACGGTGGCGGCTTCGATGTGCTGACTCGACTGGTCCACGGTGCGCGGACCTCGTTGCTGGTCGGCTCGATCGCGGCGCTGGTCGGCATGCTCATCGGTGGGGTCATCGGCGTGAGCGCGGGCTACTTCGGTGGGCGCACGGATGGGGTGCTGATGCGCATCACCGACTATTTCCTGGTCATCCCCGACATCCCGCTGATGATCGTCGCGGCGGCCGTCTTCGGCCAGAACCTGGGCAACATCGTCATCGTGATCGGACTGGTGTACTGGGCCTCGACGGCCCGGCTGATCCGAGCCCAGGTGCTGTCGGTGCGCGAGCGCACCTTCGTACGCCGGGTGGAGGCTATGGGGGCCTCGCCGCTGTCGGTGCTGTCCCGCCATGTGGTGCCGCATGTGATGCCGCTGCTGGTGGCCAACACCGTGTTGATGGTGGCCAATGCGATTTTCGCCGAAACTTACATCAGCTTCCTGGGTTTGGGCGACCCGTCGGTGGTGTCGTGGGGACGGATGATCCAGGACGCGCTCGACCAGGGAGCGGTGCTCGCCGGCGCCTGGTGGGTCGTGCTGCCGCCCGGCTTGGCAGTGACTGCGGTCGTGCTGGCAGCCACTGTCGCAGGGCAGGGCATGGAGGACACGCTCAACCCGCGGCTGCGGGTCGGGCACCTGGCGGTGCGCAGGTTTCGGGTGCGCCCCCATTACGGCCGGCTGGAGTCCGCATGA
- a CDS encoding ABC transporter ATP-binding protein yields the protein MTQPLLEVRDLHVDFDSGGKRVTAVRGVTFGLEPRSRLGIVGESGCGKSTAVLAVMGLVPPNAEVSGQVLLDGVDILAGGDAGMRRHRWRDIAMVFQGAMNAFNPVRTIGEQIAEPIRLHQKATRRQAGDRVGSLLELVGIDSRRASHYPHEFSGGMRQRAALAMALACGPKVLLADEPTTALDVIVQAEILDLLRNVTDELGIALVFISHDLPAVAQVAERVAVMYAGRIVEEGPVDMLLAAARHPYTAALVSAIPNPLSDKGMRSIAGDPPRLDAPVSGCSFAPRCPSVLDICRDVEPANVDDGIGSVACHLASPTLASR from the coding sequence ATGACGCAACCGCTGTTAGAGGTGCGTGACCTACACGTGGACTTCGACTCCGGTGGAAAGCGAGTCACTGCGGTTCGCGGTGTCACCTTCGGCCTCGAGCCACGCAGTCGGCTGGGGATCGTGGGGGAGTCGGGGTGCGGCAAGTCCACGGCGGTGCTCGCGGTGATGGGACTGGTGCCGCCCAACGCCGAAGTGTCCGGACAGGTCCTGCTCGACGGCGTCGACATTCTGGCCGGTGGCGATGCCGGTATGCGCAGGCACCGCTGGCGCGACATCGCGATGGTGTTCCAGGGCGCGATGAACGCCTTCAATCCGGTACGCACTATCGGTGAGCAGATCGCCGAGCCGATCCGGTTGCACCAGAAGGCAACCCGGCGCCAAGCCGGCGACCGTGTCGGGTCACTGCTCGAACTGGTGGGCATCGACTCCCGGCGGGCATCCCACTATCCGCACGAGTTCTCCGGGGGCATGAGGCAACGGGCCGCGCTGGCCATGGCGCTGGCGTGCGGACCGAAAGTGCTTCTGGCCGACGAGCCGACCACCGCGCTGGATGTGATCGTCCAAGCCGAGATCCTCGATCTGCTGCGCAACGTGACCGACGAGCTCGGTATCGCCCTGGTGTTCATCAGCCACGACCTGCCGGCTGTTGCGCAGGTCGCCGAACGGGTGGCGGTGATGTACGCCGGTCGCATCGTCGAGGAGGGCCCGGTGGACATGCTGCTCGCCGCCGCACGTCATCCCTACACAGCCGCACTGGTGTCGGCGATCCCGAACCCGCTGTCCGACAAGGGGATGCGCTCCATCGCTGGTGACCCGCCCCGGCTCGACGCGCCGGTATCGGGATGTTCCTTTGCGCCGCGCTGCCCGTCGGTGCTCGATATCTGCCGAGACGTCGAACCCGCCAACGTCGACGATGGCATCGGTTCGGTCGCCTGCCACCTCGCTTCGCCCACGCTGGCGTCGCGATGA